From a single Candidatus Delongbacteria bacterium genomic region:
- a CDS encoding SpoIID/LytB domain-containing protein, with protein sequence MLKRILFLWASSMLFFCCSPVVVDRKSDKSDDIQIEKFDVPQNKKEIRKQSTIQEFPETFFYPVDKKIIRVGLLESKRINFKIDQGYRVLGTILKSGAYISDIYNGKLRILSGKRVLVSGEELVLEPEFKNSSFIIPSKKQGKGWHWEQKGNIPYNGEIIISKKGSTCLVVNKLDIEDYLKGVVPSEMPSKAGLEPLKAQAVLARTNAYHSIVEQNGKYDIFSDVYDQVFLGNLKRSDVSDLAVDLTKNEILTYEEQPIYVYFHAVSGGRTEKSSNVWNNVDLPYITPVWTTKTVPSLDLSNENDFKFYIENNFTSFFNLEKYNVDEGLSYLFKYYRWELRSSKKSIEARMSKKYKNIGKFKSIDILKRTSSGKVISIKINGDKGSYKVDGELSIRRILSDPPLYSSNFYYDVKGDDILFLGSGHGHGAGLCQSSAIGMAIEGRSYKEIVSLFYPGTKFSKVISK encoded by the coding sequence AAATCCGATGATATTCAAATTGAAAAATTTGATGTCCCACAGAATAAAAAAGAGATCCGGAAACAATCTACAATTCAAGAGTTTCCTGAAACTTTTTTCTATCCTGTTGACAAGAAAATCATTAGAGTTGGACTTTTAGAAAGTAAAAGGATTAATTTTAAGATTGATCAAGGCTATAGAGTTCTTGGGACAATTTTAAAGTCTGGGGCTTACATATCCGATATTTACAATGGAAAGTTAAGGATCTTATCTGGGAAAAGAGTCTTAGTTTCAGGTGAAGAACTAGTGCTAGAACCAGAATTTAAAAATTCTTCATTTATAATCCCTTCAAAAAAACAAGGTAAGGGGTGGCATTGGGAACAAAAAGGAAATATTCCTTACAATGGTGAGATTATCATCAGTAAAAAAGGGAGTACTTGCCTTGTTGTTAATAAACTTGACATTGAAGATTATCTTAAGGGCGTTGTACCATCTGAAATGCCTTCAAAAGCAGGCTTAGAACCTCTTAAAGCCCAGGCAGTCCTTGCAAGAACAAATGCCTATCATTCAATCGTGGAACAAAATGGTAAATATGATATTTTTAGTGATGTTTATGATCAGGTTTTTCTTGGAAACTTGAAAAGATCTGACGTCTCTGATCTAGCGGTTGATCTTACAAAAAATGAGATTTTAACCTATGAAGAACAACCAATTTATGTTTACTTTCATGCCGTTTCGGGTGGAAGAACTGAAAAATCAAGCAATGTTTGGAATAATGTAGATCTCCCATATATAACTCCTGTGTGGACTACAAAAACAGTTCCATCTTTAGATCTTTCAAATGAAAATGATTTTAAATTCTATATTGAAAACAATTTCACAAGTTTCTTTAATCTCGAAAAGTATAATGTCGATGAAGGTTTAAGTTACCTTTTTAAATATTACCGATGGGAATTGAGAAGTTCCAAGAAGTCTATAGAAGCAAGAATGTCAAAAAAATATAAAAATATTGGAAAATTTAAATCAATTGATATTTTAAAAAGAACTTCAAGTGGAAAAGTTATTTCAATTAAGATCAACGGTGATAAAGGTTCATACAAAGTAGATGGAGAATTGAGTATTAGAAGAATTTTATCAGATCCACCTTTGTATAGTTCAAATTTTTATTATGATGTCAAAGGTGATGATATATTATTTTTGGGATCAGGACATGGACATGGAGCAGGTTTATGTCAATCCAGTGCTATTGGTATGGCGATTGAGGGAAGATCTTATAAAGAAATAGTTTCTTTATTCTATCCAGGCACAAAATTTTCAAAGGTTATTTCTAAATAA
- a CDS encoding nicotinamide-nucleotide amidohydrolase family protein yields the protein MLKISLITIGDELLKGSTLDTHLKFIGEELYSNGIKILHHETITDEKFDIHDTIKRNLEKYDIVITTGGLGPTPDDRTIQVIAELLEDNLIISNEVLSDIEYFFKQRNREVNTLSHDQALVFSKGNFLRNALGTAPGHHLRVNDSIKIDKLGNKHLFILQGVPYEMRNLFTKNVLPEIIKLNDMFELFRTFKTIGIGESDLVLKISNLKEIEEKCDIAFYPQNNGVKLVITKRGTDKNTLEKELDYLASLLLIDIEQFIVKENSSIEKEVVEKLKEKKLKISFAESCTGGLICSKIVSIPDASFVLDRSYVTYSNKAKFEVLNVNPYTLELSGAVSSETVDEMMEGLLAETDADIVAAISGIAGPGGGTKIKPVGTVFMGYRFRNGEKKIVKNFFTGERVDIQEKSANFLLDLIRKVL from the coding sequence TTGCTAAAAATTTCATTGATAACCATTGGTGATGAACTTTTAAAGGGCTCTACACTGGATACACATCTTAAGTTTATTGGTGAAGAGTTATATTCGAATGGCATAAAAATTCTTCATCATGAAACTATTACTGACGAGAAATTTGATATACACGATACGATTAAAAGAAATTTGGAAAAATATGATATTGTTATTACAACAGGCGGACTCGGTCCAACACCAGATGACAGAACAATCCAAGTAATAGCAGAACTTTTAGAGGATAATTTGATTATTTCAAATGAAGTTTTATCTGATATCGAATATTTCTTCAAACAGAGAAATCGAGAAGTAAATACTCTTAGTCACGATCAAGCACTAGTTTTCAGTAAAGGTAATTTTCTTAGAAATGCTCTTGGAACAGCTCCTGGACATCATCTACGTGTCAATGATAGTATTAAAATTGATAAATTAGGTAATAAACATCTCTTCATTCTACAGGGTGTTCCTTATGAAATGAGAAACTTATTTACAAAAAATGTACTTCCTGAAATAATAAAATTAAACGATATGTTTGAACTTTTTAGAACTTTTAAAACTATAGGAATTGGTGAAAGTGATCTGGTTCTAAAAATTTCAAATTTGAAGGAAATTGAAGAAAAGTGTGATATTGCTTTTTATCCTCAAAACAATGGTGTTAAGCTAGTTATCACAAAAAGGGGTACCGATAAAAACACATTAGAAAAAGAGTTAGATTACTTAGCGTCACTACTTCTTATTGATATTGAACAATTTATCGTAAAAGAGAACAGTAGTATTGAAAAGGAAGTTGTAGAAAAACTTAAAGAAAAAAAATTAAAAATATCATTTGCTGAAAGCTGTACAGGTGGCTTGATATGCTCAAAGATAGTATCGATCCCAGACGCATCTTTTGTGCTGGATCGTTCATATGTTACTTATTCAAATAAGGCTAAATTTGAGGTACTAAATGTCAATCCTTACACTTTAGAGCTTAGTGGAGCTGTTAGTAGTGAAACTGTTGATGAAATGATGGAAGGTCTTTTAGCCGAAACTGATGCAGATATTGTAGCTGCCATATCTGGAATTGCAGGACCTGGTGGAGGTACAAAAATAAAGCCTGTAGGTACGGTATTCATGGGTTATCGATTCAGAAATGGCGAAAAAAAGATTGTTAAAAACTTTTTTACAGGTGAAAGAGTTGATATTCAGGAAAAATCTGCAAACTTTCTTTTAGATTTGATCAGAAAAGTTCTATGA
- the queC gene encoding 7-cyano-7-deazaguanine synthase QueC: MIKAVVLLSGGLDSTTCLALAASKGREIYTVSFDYGQKNRYELELARYNSMKFLVKKHLICKLDPEFFSNSALTNPNIDVPHKQPDGNIPSTYVPARNTVFLSHALALAESIDATEIYIGVNSVDYSGYPDCRPEYIEAFQKMADRATKNLIIGKAKIEIIAPFLHSTKGEIIKTGKMNGVDYSKTLTCYSPIDDKACGKCESCQLRIKGFEEAGIPDETIYY, encoded by the coding sequence ATGATTAAAGCTGTTGTGCTTCTATCAGGTGGACTTGATTCAACAACATGTCTTGCTCTGGCAGCATCAAAAGGAAGAGAGATCTATACTGTTTCTTTTGATTATGGTCAGAAAAATCGATATGAACTTGAATTAGCAAGGTATAATTCGATGAAGTTTTTGGTTAAAAAACATCTGATATGCAAGCTTGATCCTGAATTTTTCTCAAATTCTGCCCTCACTAATCCAAATATTGACGTACCACATAAACAACCAGATGGAAATATACCTTCAACTTATGTTCCTGCTAGAAATACCGTTTTTCTTTCACATGCACTTGCTTTGGCTGAATCCATTGATGCTACCGAAATTTATATAGGTGTAAACAGTGTAGATTATTCTGGTTATCCTGATTGTAGACCAGAATATATAGAGGCTTTCCAAAAAATGGCTGATAGAGCAACAAAAAATTTAATAATAGGTAAAGCTAAAATTGAAATAATTGCCCCATTTCTTCATTCTACTAAAGGTGAAATCATAAAAACAGGTAAAATGAATGGTGTAGATTATTCAAAAACTTTAACTTGCTACAGTCCTATAGATGATAAAGCTTGTGGAAAATGTGAGTCGTGTCAATTACGTATAAAAGGATTCGAGGAAGCCGGTATACCTGACGAAACAATCTATTATTAA
- a CDS encoding NAD(P)-dependent glycerol-3-phosphate dehydrogenase, whose protein sequence is MKIAVLGAGAWGMSMAYLLFENGHDVYVWEFSEKAVQEILQTRELKGKLDGFKIPEKIIISSNINYVMDCAEVIVNAVPTQFIRGYFNSIKEYDFSKKILVNVSKGIEASTGEDIRTIFLESFETITDDNFVILAGPSFANEVTIKRSPTTVVSACKNIETANKIRDLFSSKFFRVYSNSDVIGVEIGGSIKNIIAIAAGIHDGMDLGNNSKAALLTRGLAEMTRFGVKMGAKRETFSGLTGIGDMILTCNSILSRNYQVGFRIGKGERLNDILASMTMVAEGVETARIARKLSLDNEVEMPITEIVYEILFNDVAPQLAVPKLMLREKKEED, encoded by the coding sequence ATGAAAATAGCTGTTTTAGGAGCAGGAGCATGGGGAATGTCCATGGCTTATCTCCTATTTGAAAACGGTCATGATGTGTATGTTTGGGAGTTTTCTGAAAAAGCTGTTCAGGAAATTTTACAAACAAGAGAACTTAAAGGAAAGCTTGATGGTTTTAAAATTCCTGAAAAAATTATAATATCATCAAATATAAATTATGTAATGGATTGTGCAGAAGTCATTGTAAATGCTGTACCGACTCAATTCATAAGAGGTTACTTTAATTCTATTAAAGAGTATGATTTCAGTAAAAAAATCTTAGTAAATGTATCAAAAGGTATCGAAGCGTCTACAGGTGAAGATATTAGAACGATTTTTTTGGAGAGTTTTGAGACAATTACTGATGATAACTTTGTAATATTAGCGGGACCCTCTTTTGCAAATGAAGTTACAATAAAACGTTCTCCAACTACTGTTGTTTCAGCTTGTAAAAATATCGAAACAGCAAATAAGATAAGAGATCTATTTTCTTCAAAATTTTTTAGAGTTTATTCAAATTCTGATGTCATCGGTGTTGAAATTGGCGGTAGTATTAAAAATATTATAGCAATAGCAGCTGGTATTCATGATGGAATGGATCTAGGGAACAATTCTAAAGCTGCCTTACTTACAAGAGGTCTTGCTGAGATGACAAGGTTTGGTGTGAAGATGGGGGCTAAAAGAGAAACTTTTTCTGGATTAACCGGTATTGGTGATATGATTTTGACATGTAATTCAATTCTATCAAGAAATTATCAGGTTGGTTTTAGAATTGGTAAAGGAGAAAGATTAAATGATATTTTAGCTTCAATGACCATGGTGGCTGAAGGAGTTGAAACTGCGAGAATTGCAAGGAAATTATCATTGGACAATGAAGTAGAAATGCCAATAACAGAGATTGTTTATGAAATTTTGTTTAATGATGTTGCCCCTCAGCTAGCAGTTCCAAAATTGATGTTAAGGGAAAAGAAGGAGGAGGATTAG
- a CDS encoding PHP domain-containing protein: MSGYCDFHIHSNFSDGLFTPERIFHTAKKKGVFTISITDHDIYPDFDWRYLSKLYSIMFYKGIELTSYHENTEVHVIGLNISNTSELKDHLRTMIDSRVNRAEKICENLISDGILVNKDTVLLNSNPGRPHIAKELVRIGKCYDFNDAFKRFLSSDSPYVVKKYKIDPKTAIDLIRKSGGLSFLAHPIYYLNDKEILDYLITLGFDGIEVFHSLHKNKEIEYFTNLAVKNHLYISGGSDCHGGIKNGKILIGKSKLPYHHYKSFKKKLECV; this comes from the coding sequence ATGAGTGGTTATTGCGATTTTCACATTCATTCGAATTTTTCTGATGGTCTATTCACTCCTGAAAGAATCTTTCACACTGCAAAGAAAAAGGGTGTGTTCACTATCAGTATAACTGATCATGATATTTATCCAGATTTTGACTGGAGGTATCTGTCAAAACTATACAGTATAATGTTTTATAAAGGGATAGAACTAACTTCCTATCACGAGAATACAGAAGTTCATGTAATAGGTTTAAATATATCTAATACCTCAGAACTTAAAGATCATCTCAGAACGATGATAGATAGCAGAGTAAATCGAGCTGAAAAAATATGTGAGAATCTAATTAGTGATGGAATTTTAGTTAATAAAGACACTGTTCTTTTAAACTCAAACCCAGGCAGACCACATATAGCAAAAGAGTTGGTTAGAATTGGCAAATGTTATGATTTTAACGATGCTTTTAAAAGATTTCTTTCATCAGACTCACCGTATGTCGTAAAAAAATATAAAATTGATCCTAAGACTGCTATTGATCTGATCAGAAAATCAGGAGGATTGTCTTTTTTAGCTCATCCTATTTATTATCTTAATGATAAAGAGATTTTAGATTATCTAATCACATTAGGGTTTGATGGTATTGAAGTATTCCACTCTCTTCATAAAAATAAAGAAATCGAATATTTTACAAATCTGGCAGTTAAAAATCATCTTTATATTTCTGGTGGAAGTGATTGTCATGGTGGTATTAAGAATGGTAAGATACTGATTGGGAAATCTAAGCTGCCATATCACCATTATAAAAGTTTCAAGAAAAAACTGGAGTGCGTGTAA
- a CDS encoding Crp/Fnr family transcriptional regulator: MEVKDKVKFLKSTSLCENLNADEIEMLAENGNVKEFPKKSTIFIQSEPGEIFYILKSGMVKITKIDENGNEVIFAILSSGDFFGEMSIIDNDVRSANAITITDVVLLTYSKAAFFKFIQESFNFTMNLLKIFTVRVRNTDTSIKSLFLDTAQKRILVNFNLLVKKSGYIEEGQMIIDEIVNQADLANFCGTSRETLSRTLKKLENNGLLVKNGKQIRIPDYRRFVKTFGLAEN, from the coding sequence ATGGAAGTAAAAGACAAAGTAAAGTTTCTAAAATCAACATCACTCTGTGAAAATCTGAATGCTGATGAGATTGAAATGCTTGCAGAAAATGGAAATGTTAAAGAATTTCCAAAAAAATCAACGATATTTATCCAATCTGAACCTGGAGAGATATTTTACATTTTAAAAAGTGGGATGGTGAAAATTACTAAAATTGATGAAAATGGGAATGAAGTAATTTTTGCTATTTTAAGTTCTGGTGATTTTTTTGGAGAGATGTCGATAATAGATAATGATGTTCGTTCCGCAAATGCCATAACAATTACGGATGTTGTTCTATTAACTTATTCAAAAGCAGCGTTCTTTAAGTTTATACAGGAAAGCTTCAACTTTACAATGAATCTTCTAAAAATTTTTACTGTAAGAGTACGAAATACGGATACTTCTATAAAAAGCTTGTTCCTTGATACAGCTCAAAAAAGAATTCTTGTAAATTTTAATCTATTGGTTAAAAAAAGTGGATATATTGAAGAAGGTCAAATGATAATCGATGAGATAGTAAATCAGGCAGATCTTGCAAACTTTTGTGGTACATCTAGAGAGACATTATCAAGAACATTAAAAAAACTTGAGAATAATGGTCTACTAGTAAAAAATGGGAAGCAGATCAGAATTCCAGATTATAGAAGATTTGTTAAAACATTTGGGTTAGCAGAAAATTAA
- a CDS encoding NTP transferase domain-containing protein has protein sequence MFVVIMAGGVGSRFWPRSRVSSPKHLLNIVNEKSMLQNTIERAKNLTSLDRIFVVTSVNQKEMILKNTDLKESNVIAEPIGKNTSAAIALSAIILKTIDTNEKMIVLPADHYIRNVDKFCDITREALDYIDINEKALVTIGIDPTHPETGYGYIQLSEEKIGNVHKVLNFAEKPNFQTAVRFLESGDFIWNSGIFVWKIETILNAIRKHIPDLYEGLMEISNSINDDSFEQVLERVYGEIRSISIDYGVMEKSQSVFVLRGDFGWSDVGSWFELHRFKEKNLLNNVEDSKFIAIDSHNCYVYSDKKDKLITAIGLDDYAIVDTEDALLVTKLSRSQDVKDLVDSIKAKGLKKYL, from the coding sequence TTGTTTGTAGTGATAATGGCTGGTGGAGTAGGCTCCAGATTTTGGCCTAGAAGTAGAGTATCAAGCCCAAAACATCTTTTGAATATAGTAAATGAAAAATCAATGCTTCAAAATACAATTGAAAGAGCAAAAAATCTAACATCTTTGGATAGGATATTTGTTGTAACATCAGTGAACCAAAAAGAGATGATTTTAAAAAATACAGATCTCAAGGAGTCCAATGTAATTGCTGAACCGATAGGAAAAAACACATCTGCAGCTATTGCTCTATCTGCAATAATTTTAAAAACGATCGATACCAATGAGAAAATGATTGTTCTTCCTGCCGATCATTATATTCGAAATGTTGACAAATTCTGTGATATCACAAGGGAAGCACTTGATTATATTGACATTAATGAGAAAGCTTTAGTGACAATTGGGATAGATCCTACACATCCTGAAACGGGCTATGGCTACATACAGCTAAGTGAAGAAAAAATTGGGAATGTTCATAAGGTGTTAAATTTTGCTGAAAAACCAAATTTTCAAACAGCCGTAAGATTTTTAGAAAGTGGAGATTTTATATGGAATAGCGGTATTTTTGTTTGGAAAATAGAAACTATTTTGAACGCTATAAGAAAACATATCCCAGATCTCTATGAAGGCTTAATGGAAATTTCAAATTCTATAAATGATGACTCCTTTGAACAAGTTTTAGAAAGAGTTTATGGTGAGATACGATCAATTTCAATAGATTATGGAGTGATGGAAAAATCACAATCTGTTTTTGTACTAAGAGGTGATTTTGGATGGTCTGATGTTGGTTCGTGGTTTGAACTTCACAGATTTAAGGAAAAAAATCTATTGAACAATGTAGAGGATTCAAAATTTATAGCAATAGACTCACATAATTGTTATGTTTATTCCGATAAAAAAGATAAATTAATTACCGCTATAGGTCTTGATGATTATGCTATTGTTGATACAGAAGATGCTCTATTAGTAACAAAACTTTCCAGATCTCAAGACGTAAAGGATTTGGTTGATTCAATAAAAGCCAAGGGTTTAAAAAAATATTTATAG
- a CDS encoding NINE protein has product MRNKYVAALLAFFLGSFGVHKFYLGRYFQGLIYLLFFWSGLATFISIIEGIIYLSMVESDFDRKYNYDNPGFYYAFQNARREFDPFLHNFDYKEKLNKMKEKFRNHTEAKDVTYCSNCGTQNSKSSTFCSNCGSMINI; this is encoded by the coding sequence ATGAGAAATAAATACGTTGCGGCACTTTTAGCTTTTTTCCTAGGTTCGTTTGGAGTACACAAATTTTATCTTGGAAGATATTTCCAGGGACTAATTTACCTGCTATTTTTCTGGTCTGGGCTCGCTACATTTATTTCAATTATAGAAGGAATAATCTACTTATCTATGGTTGAATCAGACTTTGACAGAAAGTACAATTATGATAACCCTGGATTTTATTACGCTTTTCAAAATGCAAGACGTGAATTTGATCCATTCCTTCACAATTTTGATTACAAGGAAAAACTAAACAAGATGAAAGAGAAGTTCAGAAATCATACCGAGGCAAAAGATGTAACCTATTGTTCAAATTGTGGTACTCAAAATAGTAAAAGTTCTACGTTTTGTTCGAATTGTGGAAGCATGATCAATATTTAA
- a CDS encoding TetR/AcrR family transcriptional regulator yields the protein MKTRTAGQRTKAKIARVSEKVFAEKGFDAARVDDIAKKAGVNKALIYYYFDSKENLLKEVLQVNALEIVKAIEEDFENANQENSALTFDFYMSIIDHLKRKRNVLKILMYEMLNPSNKKPMIFDILDMTFQSLKKLIDRSGNKIEDEETYKLNHFFYHFIPSMSFILIGDKYCNTYNVDYDNSFDKFIEAFHSLKLWSYVPSDKK from the coding sequence ATGAAAACAAGAACTGCAGGGCAAAGAACAAAAGCAAAAATTGCAAGAGTCTCTGAGAAAGTATTTGCTGAGAAGGGATTTGATGCAGCTAGAGTTGATGACATTGCAAAAAAGGCGGGAGTAAATAAGGCACTTATTTACTATTATTTCGATAGTAAAGAGAATTTGCTGAAAGAAGTTCTACAAGTTAACGCCCTTGAAATTGTAAAGGCTATTGAAGAAGACTTTGAAAATGCTAATCAAGAGAACTCAGCATTAACTTTTGATTTTTATATGTCAATTATTGATCATCTGAAGAGAAAGAGAAATGTGCTAAAAATTCTAATGTACGAAATGTTAAATCCTTCAAACAAAAAGCCTATGATTTTTGATATTCTTGATATGACGTTTCAAAGTTTAAAAAAACTTATTGACAGATCTGGCAATAAGATTGAGGATGAAGAGACCTATAAGTTAAATCACTTTTTTTATCATTTTATACCAAGTATGAGTTTTATCTTAATAGGTGATAAGTATTGCAACACATACAACGTTGACTATGATAATAGTTTTGACAAATTCATAGAAGCATTTCATAGTTTAAAGTTGTGGTCATATGTTCCTTCAGATAAAAAATAG
- the arcC gene encoding carbamate kinase, whose translation MYNKKVVIAIGGNSLTPSDDTNWISSQFKNTRTSIESIIPLIKAGYDMVITHGNGPQVGIALRRVDETKHFMPEIPLGVLVADTQGSIGYMIEQSLINSLKNHGIDKEVATLVTQVIVDQNDPKLQNPTKFVGKFYTEDEAKKLEEEYGWIIKKDSNRGYRRVVGSPKPISVQNFKVIETLMNNGNLVIATGGGGVPAYVDEKGNLEGVDAVIDKDFASAKVANQIGADELYILTAVDKVAINFGTPDQKNLDIVTADEIEKYLHEGQFPAGSMGPKVEAAIEFIRNGGKRVIITAIDKLMASIEGNDGTSIIP comes from the coding sequence ATGTATAACAAAAAAGTAGTGATTGCTATTGGAGGAAACTCTCTTACTCCGAGTGATGATACAAACTGGATAAGTTCCCAGTTTAAAAACACAAGAACTAGTATTGAATCAATTATACCGTTGATAAAAGCTGGTTACGATATGGTAATTACTCATGGTAATGGTCCTCAAGTTGGTATAGCACTAAGAAGAGTTGACGAAACAAAACATTTTATGCCAGAAATACCTCTGGGTGTATTGGTTGCTGATACTCAAGGCAGTATTGGGTATATGATTGAACAATCTCTTATCAATTCTTTAAAAAATCATGGTATTGATAAGGAAGTTGCTACTTTAGTAACTCAAGTTATTGTTGATCAAAATGATCCAAAATTGCAAAATCCAACAAAGTTTGTAGGTAAGTTTTATACTGAAGATGAAGCAAAAAAACTTGAAGAAGAATACGGTTGGATAATTAAAAAGGATTCAAATAGAGGTTATAGAAGAGTAGTTGGCTCACCTAAACCAATTAGTGTACAAAACTTTAAGGTTATTGAAACTCTAATGAATAATGGAAATCTTGTAATTGCTACTGGTGGTGGTGGAGTTCCTGCATATGTTGATGAAAAAGGAAATCTAGAAGGTGTTGATGCTGTTATTGACAAAGATTTTGCATCTGCAAAAGTCGCAAATCAAATTGGTGCTGATGAGCTTTACATTTTAACAGCTGTTGATAAAGTTGCAATTAATTTTGGAACACCTGATCAAAAGAACCTTGACATAGTTACTGCCGATGAAATTGAAAAGTATCTTCACGAAGGGCAATTCCCTGCCGGAAGTATGGGTCCAAAAGTAGAAGCTGCTATTGAATTTATTAGGAATGGTGGTAAAAGAGTAATTATAACTGCTATAGATAAACTTATGGCATCAATTGAAGGTAACGACGGAACTAGCATCATTCCATAA
- a CDS encoding zf-HC2 domain-containing protein, whose amino-acid sequence MECPKKEEMQKYYDNELSDIEMMEVSKHVENCTDCQKSLAELDTFVKFIKTEIPAKMLVKNYKRNNNLYYMGRFATVAAMIVMLVISYNFIIEKPSKDIFISYDESLDLDPNELFNNRTILFTISDKEKNENWNNHYELYDTDPNKDFNQRKIRIEIKN is encoded by the coding sequence ATGGAATGTCCAAAAAAAGAAGAAATGCAAAAATATTATGACAATGAACTGTCTGATATTGAGATGATGGAAGTATCCAAGCATGTTGAAAATTGTACGGATTGTCAGAAAAGTTTAGCAGAACTGGATACTTTTGTGAAATTCATTAAAACTGAAATTCCTGCTAAGATGTTAGTAAAAAATTATAAAAGAAATAATAATCTTTATTATATGGGTAGATTTGCTACAGTTGCAGCTATGATAGTCATGCTGGTAATAAGCTATAATTTCATTATTGAAAAACCTTCTAAGGATATCTTCATATCCTATGATGAGTCTTTAGATTTAGATCCAAATGAACTATTCAATAATAGAACAATTCTATTTACTATTTCTGATAAAGAAAAGAATGAAAATTGGAATAATCATTATGAGCTTTACGATACTGATCCAAATAAGGATTTTAATCAAAGAAAAATAAGAATTGAAATAAAAAATTAA
- a CDS encoding sigma-70 family RNA polymerase sigma factor — translation MIELMYQKYYEEIRDYLCFNMRCSEEASDIAQDVFIKLSKQEISEIDNVRAWLYKVAINYSRNRFKRATLFLKYINYSMLNENQYEEIKLSDEEQKFEILKRSIQKLNEEDRTLILLYRDELSYKEISEITGIKFSSVGKKLSRAINKLKKIVGE, via the coding sequence TTGATTGAGTTGATGTATCAAAAATACTATGAGGAGATAAGAGATTATCTTTGTTTCAATATGAGATGTTCTGAGGAAGCATCAGATATTGCTCAGGATGTATTTATCAAGCTATCCAAACAAGAAATTAGTGAGATAGATAATGTTAGGGCTTGGCTTTACAAAGTTGCTATAAACTACTCAAGAAACAGATTCAAAAGAGCAACGCTATTTTTGAAATATATAAATTATTCAATGTTAAATGAAAATCAATATGAAGAGATTAAGCTTAGTGATGAAGAGCAGAAGTTTGAAATACTAAAAAGATCAATTCAAAAGCTAAATGAAGAAGACAGAACTTTAATTTTACTGTACAGAGATGAATTATCATACAAAGAGATATCTGAAATCACAGGGATAAAATTCAGTTCTGTAGGTAAAAAACTATCTAGAGCTATAAATAAACTAAAGAAAATAGTGGGTGAATAA